From Streptomyces sp. NBC_01460, a single genomic window includes:
- a CDS encoding LysR substrate-binding domain-containing protein, with protein sequence MFTLAQLVSFVAVAEELHFTRAAARLRMTQPPLSRQIQLLEHELGVQLLDRTNRTVRLTPAGRAFLNEARTILRQSEEATLAAKQVSAGRAGAIAVGFTAAAAYSALGPLLAVARSVMAGTEIVLREKVTRDQLEAITEGSLDLGMIRPSSTGPDLETRPAIREGLVAAVPRDHPLATGDGPLPMRAFDGQDVLMYSPVEARYFHELLVSIFRAAQIAPRFTQYLSQVHSLLAMVNAGWGVAFVPEAAAQMRFSGIAFRSLELADPTPVELHLVWRRVNDNPALHALLRHL encoded by the coding sequence TTGTTCACGCTCGCACAACTGGTGAGTTTCGTCGCCGTCGCCGAGGAACTGCACTTCACCCGGGCCGCCGCGCGCCTCCGCATGACCCAGCCCCCGCTGAGCCGCCAGATCCAGCTGCTCGAACACGAACTGGGCGTCCAGCTCCTGGACCGCACGAACCGCACCGTCCGTCTCACCCCGGCCGGCCGCGCCTTCCTCAACGAGGCGCGCACGATCCTGCGCCAGTCGGAGGAGGCCACCCTCGCCGCGAAGCAGGTCTCCGCGGGCCGGGCCGGCGCCATCGCCGTCGGCTTCACGGCCGCCGCCGCCTACTCCGCGCTCGGGCCGCTCCTGGCCGTCGCACGCTCCGTCATGGCCGGCACCGAGATCGTGCTGCGCGAGAAGGTCACCCGTGACCAGCTCGAGGCGATCACCGAGGGCTCCCTCGACCTGGGGATGATCCGCCCCTCCAGCACCGGCCCCGACCTGGAGACCCGCCCTGCCATACGGGAGGGCCTCGTCGCGGCCGTGCCGCGCGATCACCCGCTCGCCACGGGGGACGGACCGCTGCCGATGCGCGCGTTCGACGGTCAGGACGTGCTGATGTACTCGCCGGTGGAGGCCCGTTACTTCCACGAGCTGCTCGTCAGCATCTTCCGCGCCGCGCAGATCGCGCCCCGCTTCACCCAGTACCTCAGCCAGGTCCACAGCCTCCTGGCCATGGTCAACGCGGGGTGGGGCGTCGCCTTCGTGCCTGAGGCCGCCGCGCAGATGCGCTTCTCCGGCATCGCCTTCCGGTCGCTGGAGCTCGCCGACCCCACGCCGGT